A portion of the Deinococcus peraridilitoris DSM 19664 genome contains these proteins:
- a CDS encoding secretin N-terminal domain-containing protein → MIKRSLILALTLTLGIAGAQSSVDTRLSAAPVTLEMGRYGGPLSSLLAAVAKTAGYELVLDTNVDALPTVGASATTPQSATGTAAAPQGGKPVVYSFTGKPFNQVWPLLMDVYGLSYDTVKVGEQLVLRVSSSPVQKIIKLSNANAADAVNQVKLFFGTPQYNEVQQKDAQGNVVGVTRTLMDVKLDSASLRIIADTRTNSLIIRGTNKEIAEVERLALEVDKADTLGNAESTNPVVQRVYTVKGSAPEIATLLGTQYPNLRVTPVGRTGQLVLTGPSNQLDAALALLNQVDKQIVVQSAPPVVQRTFTLSNAQATELKETLEGTLKRALGTQTGAAAGTTTATSETTQPTPAESSAASTGASIIADQRTNSLIVRGTQAQVDQIAELVPLLDKAVPQINVQVRIQEITESAARNLGIDWSAGLGAFTTNIIGGALTALFDSTKSFTGLNLGATLTALETQGMSKSIYDGSVTLQSGQRRQGNQGTTESSSANAAATIKSGGRLEVNIPSASGNITKQIDYGVILDFINPQVASDGSITIGVRSNVSDLQTAITATSIPNVLQFTNREANTTVTFKSGQTVMLGGLLSNTERSTKEGIPFLSSIPIIGNLFSRTSTRKDQTQLLIVITGNVVQ, encoded by the coding sequence ATGATTAAACGATCCCTGATCCTCGCATTGACGCTGACGCTCGGTATCGCCGGCGCCCAGAGCAGCGTTGACACCCGGCTTTCGGCCGCACCCGTGACCCTGGAGATGGGCCGTTACGGCGGACCACTCTCCTCACTGCTTGCCGCCGTGGCCAAAACCGCCGGCTACGAACTGGTGCTCGACACCAACGTGGATGCGTTGCCCACAGTGGGTGCCAGCGCAACCACACCGCAAAGTGCCACGGGCACCGCTGCCGCACCGCAGGGAGGAAAGCCGGTCGTCTACAGCTTTACCGGCAAACCCTTCAACCAGGTCTGGCCGCTTCTGATGGACGTCTACGGTCTCAGCTACGACACGGTGAAGGTAGGCGAGCAGCTTGTGCTGCGGGTCAGCAGCTCACCCGTCCAGAAAATCATCAAGTTGAGCAACGCCAACGCGGCAGACGCGGTCAACCAGGTCAAGCTGTTTTTTGGAACACCCCAATACAACGAAGTGCAGCAGAAAGACGCACAGGGCAACGTCGTCGGCGTTACCCGAACGCTGATGGACGTCAAGCTCGATTCCGCCTCGCTGCGAATTATTGCCGATACCCGCACCAACAGCCTGATCATACGCGGCACCAACAAGGAAATTGCCGAAGTCGAGCGTCTCGCGCTGGAAGTCGACAAGGCCGACACTCTCGGCAACGCCGAGAGCACCAACCCGGTTGTGCAGCGGGTGTACACGGTCAAGGGCTCAGCGCCGGAAATCGCCACGCTGCTTGGCACGCAGTATCCCAACCTGCGCGTGACACCGGTGGGACGGACAGGCCAACTGGTGCTGACCGGACCCAGCAACCAGCTCGACGCCGCCCTCGCCCTGCTGAACCAAGTCGATAAGCAAATCGTCGTTCAGAGCGCCCCCCCCGTCGTGCAGCGCACCTTTACGCTCAGCAACGCCCAGGCCACCGAACTGAAGGAAACGCTGGAAGGCACGCTGAAGCGGGCCCTGGGAACGCAGACAGGCGCAGCAGCAGGTACGACCACCGCGACCTCCGAGACCACCCAGCCCACGCCAGCAGAGTCCTCGGCCGCGTCTACCGGAGCCTCCATCATCGCCGACCAGCGTACCAACAGCCTGATCGTGCGGGGCACCCAGGCACAAGTCGACCAGATCGCCGAGCTGGTCCCCCTGCTTGACAAGGCGGTACCGCAGATCAACGTGCAAGTCCGCATTCAGGAAATCACCGAATCGGCCGCGCGCAACCTGGGCATCGACTGGTCGGCGGGCCTGGGCGCCTTTACCACCAACATCATCGGTGGAGCACTCACCGCGTTGTTTGACAGCACCAAGAGCTTTACCGGCCTGAACCTCGGCGCCACCCTGACCGCGCTGGAAACGCAGGGCATGTCAAAAAGCATCTATGACGGCAGCGTGACCTTGCAAAGTGGACAACGCCGCCAGGGGAACCAGGGAACCACCGAATCGTCGAGTGCCAACGCGGCAGCAACCATCAAGTCGGGCGGACGCCTGGAAGTCAACATCCCCAGCGCGTCGGGCAACATCACCAAGCAGATCGACTATGGCGTCATTCTCGACTTCATCAATCCGCAGGTGGCCAGCGACGGTTCGATCACCATCGGTGTGCGCAGCAACGTCAGCGACCTGCAGACGGCCATTACTGCCACCTCGATTCCCAACGTCCTGCAGTTCACCAACCGTGAGGCCAACACGACCGTGACCTTCAAAAGTGGTCAGACGGTCATGCTGGGCGGCCTGCTCAGCAACACGGAGCGCAGCACCAAGGAAGGCATTCCGTTCCTGTCGTCGATTCCGATCATCGGCAACCTGTTCTCGCGGACCTCGACCCGCAAGGACCAGACGCAGCTCCTGATCGTCATCACGGGCAACGTCGTTCAGTAA